In Desulfobacterales bacterium, the sequence GGATTCCGAATGCGCAAAATTCAACATCGGGTAAGACACTGGCTGGCGGCAGCTCGTGCGCCCCGGATTTCCGGACAGGGAAGGAAAACCTAACTCCGGTCAAAATGCGAGAAACGCATGGTGAAAGTGCCTCTTCCCTGGGTGGCGGATCTCAGCGATGTCGAATAGCCGAACATTCGTGCCAGGGGGACGGTCGCCTTGATCACCTGGGTTCCGACATGCGGACTGATGGATTCAATTTTTCCGCTCCGGGAGCTCAGATCGCCGATGACCTCTCCCATAAAGGATTCCGGGACCGTCACCTCAACGTTCATGATCGGGTCCAGCAGGTAGGGATGGCCTTTTGACAGCGCGTCCTTGCATGCCATGGATGCGCTGACTTTGTATGCCAGTTCCGTACCGGCGGATTCTCTGTATGAGCCGCCGGTGAGAGTCGCTTCTACGTCCACAACCGGATACCCCATCAACGTGCCGCTTTCCAGCGATTCCATCACGCCTTTTTCAATGACCGGTATGTATACAGCCGGTATGGTTTCAGAAGCGAGTTGTGATTTGAACAGGTTTCCGGTGCCGCGGGCCAGTGGCTTAAGCCGCAGGCTGACTTCTCCGAAATGGTTCTGTCCGGCCACCTCCTTGTCAAAGACAGCCGTTGCTTCGATTTCGTTTTCAATGCTTTCACGGTAGACGACCTGTGGCTTTCCGACATTGACATGGGTACCGAATTCACGTTCCATCCGGCTGATGATGATTTCAAGATGCAGTTCGCCCATCCCGGATAAAATGGTCTGCCCGGTATCGTCATCGGTTCGAACCGTCAATGTGGGATCTTCAGCCAGAAATTTATCGAGGACCTGCTCGAGTTTTTCCTGATCGGTATGTGTTTTCGGCTCAATCGCTACAGAGATGACCGGCTCGTAGAATTCCATTTTTTCCAGCAGCACCGGATGGTCCGGACTGCAGAGCGTCTCTCCGGTTGAAGACGCTTTCAGACCCACCACCCCGACAATGCTTCCCGGTCCCGCACTGTCGATTCGTTCCCGTTTGTTTGCATGCATCCGGAGAATTCGGGACAGTTTTTCCTTTTGGTTCCGGGCCGGGTTGAATACCTCGCTTCCGGATTTCAGGGTGCCGCTGTAGACCCTTACAAACGAAAGCTTGCGGCCTTCGATCATGGATACCTTAAAAATGAGGGCCGCCAGAGGATCTCTTTCTTTCGGCAGGCATTCGATGCTCTCATTGGTTTCGGGATGAACGCCTTTGATGGGGGGAATATCCTCCGGACTCGGAAGAAACCATGAGATCGCATCCAGCAGCGGCTGTATCCCTTTGTTTTTCAATGCCGATCCGCACAGGATAGGGACCAGTTTCAGGCTGATAGTGGCCCTGCGAATGCCTTCTACAAGGCTCTGGGGGCTGATGGGCGTTTCGGACAGATATGCGTCCATGATGTCATCATCGGCTTCGGCCACCGTTTCGATCAGTTTTTCACGGTATTCTTCCGCTTTGTCAATATCGTCAGCATGAATATCGTCCATGCTGAACGTGGCGCCCAGGGTGTCATCGTTCCATTTATACTGCTTCATGGTCAGCAGATCGATAATGCCTGAAAAGTGGTCCTCAGCGCCAACCGGCAGCTGAAGAATCAATGGAACGGCATGGAGCCGCTGCCGGATCATCTCCACGGTGCCGAAAAAATCGGCGCCGATCCGGTCCAGTTTGTTGATAAAAGCCAGTTTCGGAACATGGTATTTATCCGCCTGATGCCAGACGGTTTCAGACTGGGGTTCCACGCCTCCGACAGCGCAGAATACGCCGACGGCCCCGTCGAGTACCCTCAGGGAGCGTTCCACTTCCATCGTAAAGTCGACGTGACCGGGGGTGTCGATGAGCTGTATTTCATTTTCCTTCCACTGGCAGGTGGTGACGGCGGAGGTAATGGTGATGCCACGTTCCTGCTCGTCAGCCATCCAGTCCATTATGGCTTCACCATCATGGACTTCGCCGATTTTGTGAGAACGTCCCGTGTAATACAATATCCGTTCGGTTACCGTGGTTTTACCCGCGTCAATGTGGGCGATAATTCCTATATTTCGAATATGATGTAAATTGCTTTTTTTCATTATCTTACCATCAGCATATTGGCATTAAAAGGGAACCGCAGGTCCATATGACCGGATAGGGTCAAGGCTTCTTTTCCTTCAATCAGAATTTTTATGGAATGAATCTGATCGATGTTCAAAATCAATGAATTTACAATCGAGTAAATGCTCATCAGTTCCGATTCGCAGCCACCCGGGTGGTTTTCCCTGACCGCATTGTCAAAATCTACATACGCGGTTCCGTCTTCGGTCAGGAAAAAGGATCGCAGGGCTGTTTGCTCGGGAATCGTCCGGATCAACCCGCCCCGGGGGCCTTCGATCAGCGCGTCGATAATTCGCCTGCCCTTTTCTGACGGGTCATCCGGAAGAATCATCGCGCGGTTTTCGGCCGATAAATACGTGTTGTGTTGATCCGCAAAGTATAAATGTGTCATTGCCGTCTGCAGGGCGCGTTCGGATTGCTGCGGTATTTTATACGTGGTCTGATTCGGGGCCGCCGATCGTCCCTTCACATGTCCGACGAGCATAACCATGATGCCTGCCGCAATTATAACTGACAGCGCAAAATACAGACAGCGTTTTTTATACATTGGCTAACGGTGATGAACTCATAAAAAGTCAAATTTAAGACGGCAAAGTAAAAAACTCAAGGTGTCGTAAACTTTGTAAAATGATGCGTCCTCATGTGCGCCGCAGTGCACCCTGAATGAAGTAAAACGCCTATGGACTTTTTACGATGCCGTCAACGGTTTTTTTATTGAATAAATTGATCATAACCAGAACCATTTAAGATAATCTGAGCTCTGTGTCAAGAAAAGCCTGAACAAATCACCTGCAGGCGGGGGATGATCCGGACAGGGTCACTGCTTCAGGCCCTTACAGGCGATGGCGGAATGAACCGAATAGATGAGCAGGCCGGTCCATATCAGTCCGAACGACCATATCTGCTCCCCGGAGATCGGCTCATGAAAGTAGAATGCGCCCAGGACAAAGGTGCAGCTGGGGGCAATGTATTGAAGAAATCCCAGCGTGCACAGGCGGACCCGTCTGGCCGAAAGTGTAAACATCAGCAGCGGAAACGCTGTCACCAGCGCTGTTCCCATCAGAAGAAGATCGGTGGATACGCTGAGCCTGAATATGGCTCCGGTAGAGGTCATGTCCAGATAGCACAGATAGCACAGATAGCACAGGGCAGGGATTGTCATCAGAAACGTTTCGACGCAAAGACCTGCCAGTGCCGAGACCGGTGTTATTTTTCGAATCAATCCGTAAAATCCGAAACTGACTGCCAGTGCCAGGGCGATCCATGGAAACTGGCCGCCCCTTATCGTCAGAAAACTAACGCTGCCTGCTACCAGAGCCACCGACACCCATTGCGCGGGGCGCAGCCGTTCGTTGAGAAATATCATTCCCAGCAGCATATTGACCAACGGAGTGATAAAATAGCCCAGGCTGGTCTGAAGAACGTGGTCATGATTAATCGCCCAGATGTATATGAACCAGTTGCATCCCACGAGCAATGTGCTGCAGGTCAGCGGAATGAGTGTCCGCCGCTCTTTCAATGCAAAGAGAAACTGGTTCCAGCGCCGCTGCAGCAGCAGAACCGGGACGAGAAATACAAATGACCATACCATCCGGTGCATCAGGATTTCAAATGCAGGGACGTTTCTGAGCTGCTTCCAGTACAGGGGACTCAATCCCCAGATCAGAAAGGCAAGTACGCCCCAGATGCCCCCCGTCATGGGTGAGTGCTGTTCCAGGTTTTCCCTGTGATCATGTTTCATGTCAGGTGCTGTGAATTAAAATTGATTTAACTTTCAGGGGATCACTATTCGGCAGGGCGGTTGGGTCTTGAAAAAAGACCGGGAAAGATCCGTTCCAGCGCAAATGAAACGAGAAAACCGGCTACAGCTACCATGATAATCGTCGCTCCTGATGTCAGATTTAACATGTACGATATCCACAGACCGGAAAGGGTGAATATCAGGCTCAACATGGCCGAAAGTACCATCATCATTTTCAGAGACGTTGAGTATCGTTCTGCAATATACGGCGGAATGGTTAAAAGTGCAATAACCAGAATCAATCCGACCACCTGAATCGTCATGACTACGGATACGGCAATGATGCCGATCAGCATAAAGTACATCGGTTTGACAGGGACGCCCCTTAAATGGGCAAATTCTTCATCGTAAGACAGGGCGAGCAGATCGTTATAAAACCAGCATACGGATAACAGAATATATGTGCTAAATCCGAAAATTATCCAGATGTCGGATTTGGGTACCGTCAGAATACTGCCGAAGAGATAGCTCATGAAATCGACGTTGTATCCGGGTGTCAAATCCAGCAGGATTACCCCCATGGCCATTCCGGTAGCCCAGAGTACGCCGATGATGGTATCGGACCGGTGTTTGTCTTTGATCGTAATGCATGCCATTGCAAATGCGGCCAGAATGGAAAAACTCAATGTGCACGGCAGGTATGGCAGGTTAAAGAAAAAGGCGATCCCGATGCCGCCATAGGCTGCATGCGCAATGCCGCCGGCCAGAAAAGCCAGTCGATTTACAACCACCAGCGTTCCGATGACACCACAGATGACACTGATGAGTATCCCGGTGATAATCGCGTTTCTCATGAATTCGAATTGAAGCAGTTCGAGCATGTCAAAGGTCCTTATGTTTTCGGAGCACCCGGTGCGGAAGCCCGTGGGCGATCAGATCTACCGGACAGTGATAAGCCATTTCAAGCATTTCGGATGTGATTTCAGCATGATCATGAAAAAAAACACGCTGGTTTACGCAGACGACGGATTTGATGTAACTGGATATCAGCATGACGTCATGGCTGACCACCACAATGGTGATGTTTTGGTTCAGCTCTTTTAGCAGAGCATACAGATCGGATTGTCCCTGGGCGTCAATGCTTGAGGTGGGTTCATCCAGAAACAGCAGCTCAGGTTTTGTGACCAGTGCTCTGGCGATAAAAACGCGCTGACGCTGACCTCCGGAAAGCTCATCGATCCTGACACTGCGGTATTTCCACATGCCAAGTTTTTCCAATGCTTCCCGGGCGGAAATCTGGTCCTGTCGGTTATGACTGATATGGCTGTTCGTCATTCGGAGTCTTCCCATATAGACAACGTCAAGCGTCGATATGGGGAAATTTCTGTTAAAATGTATGTCCTGGGGCACATATCCAACCCGGTGACTGATACTGTCCGGCGATTTTCCGAATATCCGTACCGTTCCCCTGTCCGGCGGCAGTAATCCCAGCATGATTTTAATCAGAGTGGTCTTTCCGCCACCATTCGGGCCGATGACGGCCAGAAAATCTTTTTCCTGGATGGTCAGGTTGACGTCCGTCAGAACCGTATGGTTATGAAATGAAAACCACAGATCCTTAATTTCAATCACCGGTGTATTCATAAGACACTGATCCTCTGGCATTTATCCTTGATGCGTTGCTGCGGTTTTTTTTATTTTACCGGACCGCTTAAAGATGTTTTGATTTTTTCGGCGACCCGGAGAAGATTCTCTTTCCAGTCCGGTGACAGCGGATCGATAAAATCCACTTTTCCGTTGATTCCATTTGCGATGACCTGTGCATTTTTAGATGAAAACTGTGGCTGCGCAAAAATAACCGTTAATCCGTATTGTTTGGCGAGTTGAATAAAGTCATGCAGCTGCGAAATTTTCGGCTCTTTGCCTTCAATTTCAACCGGGATTTGATTCAAGCCGTAAGCCCGGGCAAAATATCCCCAGGCAGGATGGAATACCATAAACCGGGTTCTGTTTCCGATACCCTGAAAGAGTGTTATGAGCTTATCATCAAGTTCGATCAGCTCAAGCATCCATTGCCGATAGTTGTCGCGATACAACCGGCTGGATCCGGGGTCAACGCGGAGAAGTCCATTAAGGATTATTCGTGACTGAAGCATGACCAGCGGGGGTGAGAGCCAGATATGAGGATCTTTGAGATCGGCTTCTATCAGCGGTTGGGTGTCCTCGTGCCGATGAGATACCATCGCTTTTTTATTGATATCCGCATCAGTGAAAATAATGAGCATGCCGGGGTTGATAGCGGAAAACCGTTTCAGCCACGTACGTTCAAAGGGTACTCCGACTGCAACATACATGTCAGCGCCGGCCAGTCCGGTCAGTTGGGCCGGCCTGGGTTCGTATACAGCAGGATTTGCTCCCGGTTCCACCATAGCGGAAATTGTGACGCGGTTGCCGCCGATTTTTTTAACGATATATTGCTGGGGCGCTATGCTGACAAAAACAGAAACAGGCTTTTGAGCCTGCGCAGATGGTAAAAACAATGCGGTGAATGTGATCCATGCGGCCAGTGAACGTAATGCCAGTCGGAGCATCTGTGTCTTTCTCCTTAATCGTCTGCATCAGGTTTCTTGAAACCGGGCGCAACGATTCAATCCGGTGAGAAGTCATAACCGATTAAATCGTATGGGCCTCAGCTTCAAAGCCTGTTTTAGAATAACGGTTGAATTATTTAAAAAAAATCAGATTGAATGTGACTTGTAGGATCTGGTTGAAAGCTGGTCATAAACAGTGTTCAACGCATCTGAAAAAATGGCAGTTTTCGTTCAGACGTTCAAAAAAATTTTCTTTCTTTCTATAACATGTTCACGGTTCATGTTCAAAATATTTCAGGAAAAAATTGAAGCCAAGATAGACAACAGCAGCGTTACATTCCCCGAGCTGCCTTTTTGCTGTGATCTTACGGCAAGGCACGGATCGACAGATGTTGACTTTTTTTCAGATATCATCAATATGTAACTTTACCCTGATATGGCGCATCCGCGCGTCTGCATACGATCGGTATTGCGGCTATATTCATCAGGCCGTCGCGGAACAATCCCGCAGCAGATAATCCACTCTTTCAATTGGAGATTTCATGCTCAAATTTTTTTTCAAAAAGGAATTGCAGGTTGAATCCCTGATTTATAGCTATCTGGATAAGCTCAGAATGACCCAGAGAAATTTTTCGAGGGCTGTCAATACCTGCATCGATATAAAAAAAATCTGCGAATTCGATTTTCTCACCGAGCAGACGCACAAGTTTGAATCCGAAGCCGATGACATCCGGGAAGAGATCAAGTCGCTGATGTACGGCAAGGCACTGATCCCCGAATCCCGGGGAGACATCATGAACCTTCTGGATTCCATTGACGAGGTGCCGAGGCTCTTTGAGCTCATTCTTCATATGATCCAGTCACAGAAACTCGTGATTCCCGATTTTATCGTGCCTGATGTCAAAGACCTGATCCGTGTATCGCTGGACGGCTTTTATCTCATGCTCAGGCAGGTCAAAGCGCTGTTAAGTAAAAGTGATGAAATCCGGGATCTTGTGGTGATTATCGATAAATGCGAAAGCCATTGTGATCATATTGAACGGCGGATTATTACCAACCTGTTTGATTCAGATGTCGATCCGTTTCTTAAACTGCAGCTGAAAGAACTGGTGATCAACCTGGGGCATATTTCGGATCAGGTGGACCGGGTATCCAAGAAGATCAATATTATCAGCATGAAGCGCCGCGTATGATGATCAGCCTTATCAGCGGAATATTCCTGGGCTGGTCACTGGGAGCCAATGACGCATCCAATGCCTTTGGTGCGGCGGTGACCTCGAAAATGTTAAGATTCAGAACGGCGGCGGTTCTGGCTGCCGTTTGTGTGCTTGCCGGTGCGATGCTGGAAGGCCAGGCCGGAATTGAGACGCTCAGGGGCCTGACCCGTTTGGCACCTCACCAGGCGGTGGTCTCCTCCGTGGCAGCTGCGGTTACCGTTACGATCATGACCCTGCTGGGCCTGCCGGTTTCGGCATCTCAGGCCGTTGTGGGTGCTATTATGGGAATCGGTTTCATCAACCGGCAGGTGAATCTGGCCGGTCTGGGGAAAGTGATTGCCTGCTGGGTGGGAACGCCCATCGGAGCGGTTGTTATAGCGGTAATGGTATACAAAACAGCAGGGGCCATTTATAACCGCCTTGACCTGAATCTTTTTGAATCCGATATCCTGTTGCGTCTGGCATTGATTGCCGCCGGCGCCTATGGCGCTTACGCGATCGGAGCCAATAACGTTGCAAATGTCACAGCCGTATTTGTCGGTGCCGGAACGCTGAGTGTGTTTTCTGCAACCCTGCTGGGCGGAGTGAGTATTGCCCTGGGTATTTTGACATTCAGCCGTCGGGTAATGGAAACCGTGGGAAAGAAGATTGTCCGGCTGGATGCGTTTTCCGCGTTGGTTGTGGTGCTGGCCGAAGCGATTACCCTTCATATCTATACGGTCATCGGTGTGCCGGTGTCCAGTTCCCAGGCGGTGATCGGAGCCATCGTGGGGGTCGGGATCGTTAAGGGTATCAAAACCGTCAGCCGGCAGCAGATACTGAACATATTGATTGCCTGGCTTCTGACGCCCACGGCGGCCACACTGATCGCAATCCTGCTGGAAGTTGCAACTCATCTGCAATACGTTCCGGGGTGAAGCAGTTGAAGGGCGGGACAGAGATCAGAGATCAGAGATCAGAGGACAGAAGACACACAACTGCTAAGAAAGAAAATCTAATGACGAATCAGGACTGGAATGCTCAACAACTGCTTCAAACTTCTTCCTCCTACTGGCAGGGGTTTACGCTTCAAGCGGCGGTCAAGCTGGATGTGTTTTCGGCTATCGGAGACGGTGGGCTGAGTGCCAATGAGATCGCAGATCGCATCCACGTCGATGAACGCGCATTGGCCATGCTGCTCGATGCCCTCTGCGCCATGGCGCTGCTGATCAAAAATGCCGGCCGGTATTCAAATACCGCCGCGTCGACGACATTTCTGATCCGAAGCGCTTCGAAGTATCTCGGGCATATGCTGATGCACCATCATCATCTGGCCGAATCATGGTTAAAGCTTGATCAGGCGGTCATATCCGGTGAGCCCGTCAGGGACAGGGCTTCTTTCAGCGATGATCAGTGGCGGGAGAGTTTTCTCATGGGAATGTTCAACATGGCAAAGCATACGGCCCCCCCTGTTGCCGAAGCGATCGATCTGGCCGGGTGCAGGCGCCTGCTCGATCTGGGCGGAGGACCAGGCACGTATGCCGTATTTTTCTGCCTGAAGAATCCCGGACTGTCAGCGACCGTATTTGATCTTCCCACGACCCGTCCGTTTTCGGAAAGCGTCTTTGACCAGTTTGGACTGGCGGATCGAATTTCCTTTTCAGAAGGAAATTACCTGACCGAGGATATAGACGGCAGCTATGATGTTATCTGGATGTCCCATATTTTGCACGGGGAAGGCCCTGAAGATTGTGAAAAAATTATTCGAAAGGCCGTTGCTGCGCTGCAGCCCGGCGGGAAAATCCTGGTTCATGATTTCATCCTCGATAACACGATGGACGGCCCGCTGTTTCCTGCCTTGTTTGCGTTGAACATGCTTCTGGGGACCGCTTCCGGCCAGTCATATTCGGAAGGGCAGATTCGGAAGATGCTGGCGCGGGCAGGCGTAGTGAATATCGAACGAATCGCGATGAGGTTACCGAATGATTCCGGAATCATCACCGGAACTGTTTGAACCGGTGGGCACCCGTGTCGGATATCGGGGGACGACGGCATCGCAGCCAGCGGTGGAGGGTGGCGGGCCGTGTTGAGGCGATACCTGCTATTTTGTCAGAGAAAAAAAATCTTTCAGCAGATCGATGTATTCGGAAATGGTGGTTTCGAATTCATCCGTGATGTGGACAAATGAGACACCGATCGTGGCTCTGTTTTTTTTGTGCCGAAAATTTTTGATAATTCCGGAAAGTGTCTGCTCCCCCCTGTCGCCGATAAATTTAAAATGAAGTTCAATCGGTTGATTTTTTTCAAAGGCCGGGGCGTCGGGGGGTGGGGGCATCATGATAATGCACTGACACCCTTTCAGGCTGATATCGTTGATAACCCCTTGATAGACGTGTTCTTCAAACCGGGTCATTACGGGGATCAGACAGGCTGCCCGTTTGACTGAGCGGATATTCTGATGGATCAGTTTCTCGGGGAATTTCAGAAACATCAGCAATGACGGCTGGGATATGATTTCGATCAACGACGTTGCAAAGGCGACGACCTCGCCTCTGACCAGATACCGGACGATGATCTTGTTGCCGGGATAGAGTTTGTGCTTGACGTCTTTGAAACGGGATGGGGGGTGGATAATGATAAACTTGCCGGAGTCAATGCCCACCAGTCTGCTTTGCACGGGAAACGAAATTCCGTCTATGGTGATTTGCAACTCCTTGCCGATATCTAAAGATAGAAGACTGTCTTTATCCATACGAATCAATCCACTCACGGACCGTTTGCTTTAAAAAGAAAATAGCAGGCTTTTTTACCGCATGTAATTCAATTGCAGAATTTCTGATCCAATGCTCATAGCATATTGATATAACTGGTGGCTACCAATGCATGGAATCAGGACGCCTATCGTCGCTTGGCATAACGAAAAATTTGTTTGTCTATACAGGATATACGGGAAAAAAGTCAAACAGCATTTGATTTTCCGGAAAAATAACCGGTTGAGCAGCATCTCGTAAAGAATAAATTGCACCGTCCGTCGAGGCCTTCACAGCTGGATCTGCTTCCACCGGATCAGGTGATACACGATGATTCCAAAGGCAAAGGCGATGGCCATATTCGTGGTGGCGAATCCGATACCGGCGATCAGAAGTGTTACAAAAAGGTCGGATCGCATTGTTACGTCCCTGATCAGCAGGGCCAGCTCAAGACCTGAAAACAGCAGCAGAATGCCCAATACCGCATTGGGAATACACGACAGAATGCCGATACCGGCCCTGCCAAAGACCAGCGCGATAATCAGAAAAATGGCACCGATCAGGATGCTGGAACCCCCGGTTCGCGCGCCGAACCGGTAGTGCGCGGCCAGGCCCCCGGCCCCGTGACACATGGGCATTGCCCCGATCAGGCCGGTGACGATATTCATCAGTCCCATGCTCATGGCCAGGGTCCGGTTGGTTACACGTTGCGTCCGTTCGTCGTTGCCGAACAGGCTTCGACAGGTATCGGCGGTGCCGATCACCGCATTGCCCAGGGTCAGCGGAATCTGGGGGATGACCAGAAGTACGAGTGCATGGAGCATATCCATGGGCTGAATGCCGGCAATCGATATAGGGGTTGGACCTATATCAATCCCGGTTGATTTCAGGGCGCCATATCCGATGCCGATCGCAGCCCCTGCTGCAATCAGCACCAGGGCTGAGGGAAATCGTCGGTTTGACAGCAGCACCAGAGCCAGAAAAAAACCCAGGATGCCGAGAAGCGGATTGAGCGGAATTCCGGCTGCACGGATCGCCGACTCGGGATTCTGGACAAGCAGCTGATGATCCAGGATGAACCGGATGCCTTTGGTGATGAGAATCAGACCCAGGCCCAGCTGGATGCCACGGATGATGGGCCTGGTAAAAAAACCGGCCAGCCGGTCAATCAGGCCGGAAACGGAAAGAATGATCAGAATTGCCCCGAACAGAATCCCGGCAGCGGCTATGACCGGCACTGTTATCCGGTCCGGAGAGGCGATGGCAATGGCGGCAGCCACCTTAAGCGGTTGAATCGGTATGGGAAGCCGGAAATACAGGCCTGTAAAAATATAGGACAGGCCTGTCATCAACAAAACTGGTGTAACGCCCAGGCCGCAGACAACCATCAGGGCCACTGAAAGCGGGATGAGTGTCCCCAGATCTCCGAGTGAGCCGGCAAATTCAATTCTGTCAAATCTGTAGGGACCGATTCGCATGGAAAATCCGTAAGTCGCCTTTCATCATGTTAAAATCGACCTGATCGAGGGCAGACTTGTGTCTGTATAGCGCTTGCCGTCTTCATCTGCGAGTAAATTGCTGCCTGAATTCCGCTATGAATACCTTTCCGCAAAACTTATGGGTAAAGACCTGAGGCGAGCCCTCTTTTATTTTCAGACTTTTTGTAGACTTTTCGGTTTTATTTTATTCGTGTCAGGCGTATCCTGCGGTTTTGAGTCTTTGTGCTTGATGGCGTATTTTTTGATTCTGTTACCGTCTTTTTCCAGGATGGTAACGAGATGGTTTCCGATAGGAATCACTTCATTTTCTTCGGGTATGCGTCCGATCCGATCAAGGATATAACCGGAAAAGGTGTCGTATTCGTTCGACTCCGGGATATCCATATGAATCCGCTCATTGACTTCTTCGATATCTGATTTTCCCAGAACAATCCAATCCTGATTCTTGGTCTTGATAATATGAGACTCCTCCCGGTCGGTTTCGTCAACGATTTCTCCCACCAGCTCTTCTAAAACATCTTCCAGCGTGACCAGGCCTGCGATTCCGCCGTGTTCATCCACGACAATGGCAATATGATTTTTTCGTTTCTGAAACTGCTGAAGCAGTTTGTCGAGTTTTTTGTTTTCCGGAATGAAATAGGGCTTGAACATGATCGAGCGGATGTCGATCTGGTCAAAATTCAGATTTTCAGCCGTCATATGCCTCAAGAGATCCTTGATATTCAGAATGCCGATCACATTGTCGATTTCGTCGTCGATGATTGGAATTCGGGTAAAACCGGACTGGATGATTTCATTGATTCGGAACTTGTCATTTACGTCTATTATGAACATATCCCCTCTGGGAGTCATAATTTCGGACGCGTTGGTGTCGTCAAAATCGAAAATCTTATGGATCAGGTCTTTTTCTTCCACCTTGATTTCACCCTCTTCTTCCACCACCTCGACAAATGTCATCAGCTCTTCTTCGGTGAAGGCGGGTGTTTTTTTGATTTTACCGGTAAGCATGGGGATGAAATTCAAAAATCGGATGATCGGATAAAACAGGATAGACAGCCAGTAAATGGGGAAAATCGCCATCCGGGCGATCAGGATATTGTTCCGGGTGGCGATGGATTTGGGAAACACCTCACCAAACACCAGTATCAATAATGTCATGATGCCGGTTGCCATCCCGACCGCGTAACGAGGAAAAACTTCCATGGTCAGGGATGTGGCCAGGGCAGATGCGGCAATATTGACAACATTATTTCCGATCAGGACGGTTGACAGCAGCCTGTGGGGCTCGTCTTTCATTTTTTTGATGAGTGCATAGGCTCTGCCTTCCTGCTTGGCAATATGTCTTGCTTTGGTTTTACTGATCGAGAAAAAGGCCGTTTCCGAGGAAGAAAAAAAGGCTGAAAGAACAAGAAGGATGGCTAATAAAATGATTTGACTCGATATCATAAAGTGTTTTCCGGGTTATGTTGAACCGTCATGTCTCCTTATCAATTTGAAAGTTGAAAATTTATCGTCATTTTTGGGCTGTTCCGTATTCCCGGTTTTTTTCTGTGTACGGGACCAACCGGTATACCGATATCTTATATGATTTTTTCATTGGAACTACAAGCGTTGAATAAAAAAACAGGGCTTTTTTTTTATTTTTTACCGCGGAGCGTTTTCCCGTGCAAATTCTTCAGGGGTCATTGTCCAGAAAGGTGTGCCGTCCTGGGTCAGACGGACCTTGAATTCAAAATAATCTCCTTTTTTGACTTTGGATGCCATGAAAATATCTTCCCCGTTGATCTCCGCCCATGCGCCTTTGATTTTAACCTTGTCCCCCTTTTTGATCCCCATCCGGCCGGGATCGATAAACCACCGGGGGCCAAGGTGAACCGTGATCAATTCGCTGCCGCTGTCAAGGATAACCAGTGCTACTGCCGGGGACATCCCGGACAGGGGAACTACTTCCCGAATGTCTGAGACAACGCCTTTGAATTC encodes:
- a CDS encoding DUF47 family protein, with the protein product MLKFFFKKELQVESLIYSYLDKLRMTQRNFSRAVNTCIDIKKICEFDFLTEQTHKFESEADDIREEIKSLMYGKALIPESRGDIMNLLDSIDEVPRLFELILHMIQSQKLVIPDFIVPDVKDLIRVSLDGFYLMLRQVKALLSKSDEIRDLVVIIDKCESHCDHIERRIITNLFDSDVDPFLKLQLKELVINLGHISDQVDRVSKKINIISMKRRV
- a CDS encoding inorganic phosphate transporter, coding for MMISLISGIFLGWSLGANDASNAFGAAVTSKMLRFRTAAVLAAVCVLAGAMLEGQAGIETLRGLTRLAPHQAVVSSVAAAVTVTIMTLLGLPVSASQAVVGAIMGIGFINRQVNLAGLGKVIACWVGTPIGAVVIAVMVYKTAGAIYNRLDLNLFESDILLRLALIAAGAYGAYAIGANNVANVTAVFVGAGTLSVFSATLLGGVSIALGILTFSRRVMETVGKKIVRLDAFSALVVVLAEAITLHIYTVIGVPVSSSQAVIGAIVGVGIVKGIKTVSRQQILNILIAWLLTPTAATLIAILLEVATHLQYVPG
- a CDS encoding methyltransferase — protein: MTNQDWNAQQLLQTSSSYWQGFTLQAAVKLDVFSAIGDGGLSANEIADRIHVDERALAMLLDALCAMALLIKNAGRYSNTAASTTFLIRSASKYLGHMLMHHHHLAESWLKLDQAVISGEPVRDRASFSDDQWRESFLMGMFNMAKHTAPPVAEAIDLAGCRRLLDLGGGPGTYAVFFCLKNPGLSATVFDLPTTRPFSESVFDQFGLADRISFSEGNYLTEDIDGSYDVIWMSHILHGEGPEDCEKIIRKAVAALQPGGKILVHDFILDNTMDGPLFPALFALNMLLGTASGQSYSEGQIRKMLARAGVVNIERIAMRLPNDSGIITGTV
- a CDS encoding flagellar brake protein; the encoded protein is MDKDSLLSLDIGKELQITIDGISFPVQSRLVGIDSGKFIIIHPPSRFKDVKHKLYPGNKIIVRYLVRGEVVAFATSLIEIISQPSLLMFLKFPEKLIHQNIRSVKRAACLIPVMTRFEEHVYQGVINDISLKGCQCIIMMPPPPDAPAFEKNQPIELHFKFIGDRGEQTLSGIIKNFRHKKNRATIGVSFVHITDEFETTISEYIDLLKDFFSLTK
- a CDS encoding putative sulfate/molybdate transporter; this encodes MRIGPYRFDRIEFAGSLGDLGTLIPLSVALMVVCGLGVTPVLLMTGLSYIFTGLYFRLPIPIQPLKVAAAIAIASPDRITVPVIAAAGILFGAILIILSVSGLIDRLAGFFTRPIIRGIQLGLGLILITKGIRFILDHQLLVQNPESAIRAAGIPLNPLLGILGFFLALVLLSNRRFPSALVLIAAGAAIGIGYGALKSTGIDIGPTPISIAGIQPMDMLHALVLLVIPQIPLTLGNAVIGTADTCRSLFGNDERTQRVTNRTLAMSMGLMNIVTGLIGAMPMCHGAGGLAAHYRFGARTGGSSILIGAIFLIIALVFGRAGIGILSCIPNAVLGILLLFSGLELALLIRDVTMRSDLFVTLLIAGIGFATTNMAIAFAFGIIVYHLIRWKQIQL
- a CDS encoding hemolysin family protein; its protein translation is MISSQIILLAILLVLSAFFSSSETAFFSISKTKARHIAKQEGRAYALIKKMKDEPHRLLSTVLIGNNVVNIAASALATSLTMEVFPRYAVGMATGIMTLLILVFGEVFPKSIATRNNILIARMAIFPIYWLSILFYPIIRFLNFIPMLTGKIKKTPAFTEEELMTFVEVVEEEGEIKVEEKDLIHKIFDFDDTNASEIMTPRGDMFIIDVNDKFRINEIIQSGFTRIPIIDDEIDNVIGILNIKDLLRHMTAENLNFDQIDIRSIMFKPYFIPENKKLDKLLQQFQKRKNHIAIVVDEHGGIAGLVTLEDVLEELVGEIVDETDREESHIIKTKNQDWIVLGKSDIEEVNERIHMDIPESNEYDTFSGYILDRIGRIPEENEVIPIGNHLVTILEKDGNRIKKYAIKHKDSKPQDTPDTNKIKPKSLQKV